In the genome of Altererythrobacter sp. TH136, one region contains:
- the ctaD gene encoding cytochrome c oxidase subunit I, protein MATTADHFQAHHDEHAHHDADHKPGFFARWFMSTNHKDIGTMYLIFAIMAGIIGGAISGVMRAELAEPGIQVLGSWVSMWGGEASFEANLHAWNVLITAHGLIMVFFMVMPAMIGGFGNWFVPLMIGAPDMAFPRMNNISFWLTVAGFVSLCFSLFVPGDATGLGAGTGWTVYAPLSTSGSVGPAVDFAIFSLHLAGAASIMGAINFITTIFNMRAPGMTLHKMPLFVWSVLVTAFLLLLALPVLAAAITMLITDRNFGTTFFDASGGGDPVLYQHLFWFFGHPEVYIMILPGFGMISQIVATFSRKPVFGYLGMAYAMVAIGVVGFVVWAHHMYTTGLSVNEKMYFTAATMVIAVPTGVKIFSWIATMWGGSIEFKSPLVWSIGFIFLFTVGGVTGVYLANGGVDDVVHDTYFVVAHFHYVLSMGAVFSLFAGFYYWFPKMSGRMHSELLAHLHFWGFFIGVNVIFFPQHFLGLNGMPRRYPDYVEAFTYWNNVSTIGYMIMAGSMIFFFVNIAYAFIAGKKAAANYWGEGATTLEWTLSSPPPYHQFETLPVIEDDHDYHNHMPRDGRTDGAPATA, encoded by the coding sequence ATGGCCACTACCGCCGACCACTTCCAGGCTCACCACGATGAGCACGCGCATCACGATGCGGACCACAAGCCGGGTTTCTTCGCGCGCTGGTTCATGTCGACCAACCACAAGGACATCGGCACGATGTACCTGATCTTCGCCATCATGGCGGGGATCATCGGTGGCGCGATTTCAGGCGTGATGCGGGCCGAATTGGCCGAGCCGGGCATCCAGGTGCTCGGCAGCTGGGTGAGCATGTGGGGCGGCGAGGCCAGCTTCGAGGCGAACCTCCACGCGTGGAACGTGCTGATCACCGCGCACGGGCTGATCATGGTGTTCTTCATGGTCATGCCGGCGATGATCGGCGGCTTCGGCAACTGGTTCGTGCCGCTGATGATCGGCGCGCCGGACATGGCATTCCCGCGCATGAACAACATCAGCTTCTGGCTGACGGTCGCAGGGTTTGTCTCGCTGTGCTTCTCGCTGTTCGTACCCGGTGACGCGACCGGCCTTGGCGCGGGCACCGGCTGGACGGTCTATGCGCCGCTGTCGACGAGCGGGTCGGTCGGCCCGGCAGTCGATTTCGCGATCTTCTCGCTGCACCTTGCCGGTGCCGCGTCGATCATGGGCGCGATCAACTTCATCACCACGATCTTCAACATGCGCGCGCCGGGCATGACCCTGCACAAGATGCCGCTGTTCGTGTGGTCGGTGCTGGTGACCGCGTTCCTCCTGTTGCTGGCGCTGCCGGTGCTGGCCGCGGCGATCACGATGCTGATCACCGACCGCAACTTCGGCACGACGTTCTTCGACGCGAGCGGCGGCGGCGATCCCGTGCTCTACCAGCACCTGTTCTGGTTCTTCGGCCACCCGGAAGTGTACATCATGATCCTGCCGGGCTTCGGCATGATCAGCCAGATCGTCGCGACGTTCAGCCGCAAGCCGGTGTTCGGCTACCTCGGCATGGCTTACGCGATGGTCGCGATCGGCGTGGTCGGGTTCGTCGTGTGGGCGCACCACATGTACACCACCGGCCTCAGCGTGAACGAGAAGATGTACTTCACCGCGGCCACCATGGTCATCGCGGTGCCCACCGGCGTGAAGATCTTCAGCTGGATCGCCACGATGTGGGGCGGTTCGATCGAGTTCAAGAGCCCGCTGGTGTGGTCGATCGGCTTCATCTTCCTGTTTACCGTCGGCGGCGTGACCGGCGTGTACCTCGCCAACGGCGGCGTCGACGACGTGGTGCACGATACGTATTTCGTGGTCGCGCACTTCCACTACGTGCTGTCGATGGGCGCGGTGTTCTCGCTCTTCGCCGGCTTCTACTACTGGTTCCCGAAGATGAGCGGACGGATGCATTCCGAACTGCTCGCGCACCTGCACTTCTGGGGCTTCTTCATCGGCGTGAACGTGATCTTCTTCCCGCAGCACTTCCTGGGGCTGAACGGCATGCCGCGCCGCTACCCGGATTATGTGGAAGCGTTCACGTACTGGAACAACGTCAGCACGATCGGCTACATGATCATGGCGGGGTCGATGATCTTCTTCTTCGTGAACATCGCGTATGCGTTCATCGCGGGCAAGAAGGCGGCGGCGAACTACTGGGGCGAAGGCGCCACGACGCTGGAGTGGACGCTGTCCAGCCCGCCGCCGTACCACCAGTTCGAAACGCTGCCGGTGATCGAGGACGACCACGATTATCACAACCACATGCCCCGCGACGGGCGCACCGACGGCGCCCCGGCCACGGCCTGA
- a CDS encoding alpha/beta hydrolase, producing MPEMRQIDTGHASLRCAIEEGGSASGPLVIFVHGFPESWYSWRHQLGPVAQAGFTACAIDVRGYGGSDKPPLVEDYTLQAIAADLMGLAEALRPGEQVILVGHDWGAPIVWNTALTNPDRVSAVAGLSVPFAGVPNRPFTEVFREHFTSKGKFFYQEYFQEPGIAEAEAEADPEHFVQRMMYSISGDVPHGDYYDKPLGAKFLDGLPDPQPVAWLTTEDIQFYGREFSQSGFRGPLNRYRNHERDYEWLQGWAGKRIEQPCLFIGGDRDPATTLFGAVADPVALMRVFAPRVEGHVLPGVGHWTQQERPAEVNRLLLDWLGRL from the coding sequence ATGCCCGAGATGCGCCAGATCGATACCGGCCACGCGTCCCTGCGGTGTGCCATCGAGGAGGGGGGATCAGCCTCCGGTCCGCTGGTGATCTTCGTCCACGGCTTTCCGGAAAGCTGGTATTCCTGGCGCCACCAGCTTGGTCCTGTCGCTCAAGCCGGCTTCACCGCCTGCGCGATCGACGTCCGCGGCTATGGCGGTTCTGACAAGCCGCCGCTGGTCGAGGATTACACCCTGCAAGCTATCGCGGCCGACCTGATGGGACTCGCCGAAGCGCTGCGGCCGGGCGAGCAGGTGATCTTGGTGGGTCACGACTGGGGCGCGCCGATCGTCTGGAACACCGCGCTCACCAACCCCGATCGGGTGTCCGCGGTGGCTGGCCTGTCGGTGCCGTTCGCCGGGGTGCCCAACCGCCCGTTCACGGAGGTGTTCCGCGAACACTTCACGTCCAAGGGCAAGTTCTTCTACCAGGAATACTTCCAGGAGCCCGGCATCGCCGAGGCCGAGGCGGAGGCCGATCCCGAGCATTTCGTCCAGCGGATGATGTATTCGATCAGCGGCGACGTTCCCCACGGTGACTACTACGACAAGCCGCTCGGCGCGAAATTTCTCGACGGCTTGCCCGATCCGCAGCCGGTTGCCTGGCTGACCACCGAGGACATCCAGTTCTACGGCCGCGAATTCAGCCAGAGCGGCTTTCGCGGGCCGCTCAACCGCTATCGCAATCACGAGCGGGATTACGAATGGCTGCAAGGCTGGGCCGGGAAGCGGATCGAGCAGCCGTGCCTGTTCATCGGCGGCGACCGCGATCCCGCCACCACGCTGTTCGGCGCGGTCGCCGATCCGGTGGCACTGATGCGGGTGTTCGCCCCCCGGGTCGAGGGTCACGTGCTACCCGGCGTCGGCCACTGGACCCAGCAGGAGCGACCGGCAGAGGTCAACCGACTGCTGCTGGACTGGCTGGGGCGGTTGTAA
- a CDS encoding ionic transporter y4hA, protein MAFWQKHWTTAAPIVAWLTYLASFSGVVPTLVLAATLIASVLAAVHHAELVAHRVGEPFGTFLLAVAVTVIELGLIVTLMSAGGESATTLARDTVFAAVMIILNGLVGVCILIGALRHKEQVFQQVGVSASLATICALTVLTLVLPNFTLSEAGPVYSTSQLAFVAVVSFLLYATFVGVQTVRHRDYFLPDKAVVADQEIHAAPPSNARTAASGMLLVLCLGAVVLLAKTLAPAIEGAVSAAGAPRAIVGVIIAALVLLPEGVAALRAALANRLQTSLNLGLGSALATIGLTIPAVAALSLLMGLPIALGLDTKSVVLLLLTLIVSTLTLGTGRTTVLQGAVHLVIFAVYLFTTIVP, encoded by the coding sequence ATGGCTTTCTGGCAAAAACACTGGACTACGGCCGCACCGATTGTCGCATGGCTGACTTATCTCGCCAGCTTCAGCGGGGTGGTACCCACGCTCGTGCTGGCAGCGACGTTGATCGCCAGCGTGCTCGCCGCCGTGCACCATGCGGAACTCGTCGCGCACCGGGTTGGCGAGCCGTTCGGCACCTTCCTGCTGGCGGTGGCCGTCACGGTGATCGAACTGGGCCTGATCGTCACGTTGATGTCCGCTGGCGGGGAGAGCGCCACCACCCTTGCCCGGGACACGGTGTTTGCCGCCGTGATGATTATCCTCAACGGCCTTGTCGGCGTCTGCATCCTGATCGGCGCGCTCCGGCACAAGGAGCAGGTTTTCCAGCAGGTCGGCGTCAGCGCTTCGCTCGCGACGATTTGCGCGCTCACTGTGCTCACGCTGGTCCTGCCGAACTTCACGCTGAGCGAAGCGGGTCCGGTCTACTCGACGTCGCAGCTCGCGTTCGTCGCCGTCGTCTCCTTCCTGCTCTACGCGACGTTTGTCGGCGTTCAGACTGTGCGGCACCGGGACTATTTCCTGCCGGACAAGGCGGTGGTGGCAGATCAGGAGATTCACGCCGCGCCGCCGTCCAACGCGCGCACGGCCGCGTCGGGGATGCTGCTGGTCCTGTGTCTCGGCGCGGTGGTCCTGCTGGCAAAGACGCTTGCCCCGGCGATCGAGGGCGCGGTGTCCGCGGCAGGCGCGCCGCGGGCGATCGTGGGCGTCATCATCGCCGCGCTGGTCTTGTTGCCGGAGGGCGTGGCGGCCTTGCGTGCGGCCCTGGCGAACCGTTTGCAGACGAGCCTCAATCTGGGCCTCGGTTCCGCGCTGGCGACGATCGGGCTCACCATTCCCGCGGTCGCGGCATTGTCGCTGCTGATGGGCCTTCCGATCGCGCTCGGCCTCGACACCAAGAGTGTCGTGTTGCTGTTGTTGACGTTGATCGTGTCCACGCTCACGCTCGGGACCGGGCGCACGACGGTGCTGCAAGGCGCGGTGCACCTGGTGATCTTCGCTGTCTATCTGTTCACGACAATCGTTCCCTGA
- a CDS encoding heme o synthase, translated as MTESTALYLPTDWRDFLSLTKPRVMSLVIFTGLCGLLAAPGDIHPVIGFTAVLCIAMGAGGAATLNQWWEADLDAGMKRTAKRPIPAGRLRPTDARDFGIALSVASVAVMGIAVNWLAAIILAVSIVYYAVIYTIWLKPRTPQNIVIGGGAGAFPPMIGWVAVTGDITLMPVLLFAIIFMWTPPHFWALALFVQSDYAKVGIPMMPVVKGEASTRRQIMVYSVLLLPLAAAPWFIGGTGAIYGVVAIALSLVFLILAAPVALRRAEPGDTMKPEKRLFGYSVLYLFALFAALVADRVVYGQGWLA; from the coding sequence ATGACCGAATCCACCGCCCTGTACCTGCCGACCGACTGGCGCGACTTCCTGTCGCTCACCAAGCCGCGCGTGATGAGCCTGGTGATCTTCACCGGCTTGTGCGGCCTGCTGGCGGCGCCGGGCGACATCCACCCGGTGATCGGCTTCACCGCGGTCCTGTGCATCGCGATGGGCGCGGGCGGTGCGGCGACGCTCAATCAGTGGTGGGAGGCGGATCTCGACGCGGGCATGAAGCGCACCGCCAAGCGGCCGATCCCCGCCGGTCGCCTGCGCCCGACCGACGCACGCGATTTCGGCATCGCGCTGTCGGTGGCCTCCGTCGCGGTGATGGGCATCGCGGTCAATTGGCTGGCGGCGATCATCCTCGCGGTATCGATCGTGTATTATGCGGTTATCTACACGATCTGGCTGAAGCCTCGCACACCGCAGAACATCGTCATCGGCGGCGGGGCGGGGGCGTTTCCGCCGATGATCGGCTGGGTCGCGGTGACCGGCGACATCACGTTGATGCCGGTGCTGCTGTTCGCGATCATCTTCATGTGGACGCCGCCGCACTTCTGGGCGCTCGCGCTGTTCGTGCAAAGCGATTACGCCAAGGTCGGCATTCCCATGATGCCTGTAGTGAAGGGGGAGGCCAGCACCCGCCGCCAGATCATGGTCTATTCCGTGCTGCTGCTGCCGCTGGCCGCGGCGCCGTGGTTCATCGGCGGGACCGGGGCGATCTATGGCGTCGTCGCCATCGCGCTGTCGCTGGTTTTCCTGATTCTCGCTGCACCCGTGGCGCTGCGCCGTGCGGAGCCGGGCGATACGATGAAGCCTGAAAAGCGGCTGTTCGGCTATTCGGTGCTCTATCTGTTCGCCCTGTTCGCCGCACTGGTTGCCGACCGGGTGGTTTACGGGCAGGGCTGGCTCGCATGA
- a CDS encoding cytochrome c oxidase assembly protein, translating to MASIPQVRRSNARTGITAALLALAMLGLGFAAVPLYRLFCQVTGFGGTTMRATEGQAIAAERAGAKAGASISVRFDANIDADLPWTFRPEQVTQTVKLGQRQMAFYYAKNNSDRPISGQASFNVSPDQTGGYFNKVQCFCFTEQTLQPGQEVVMPVLFFVDPAIRQDEDAAPVEQITLSYTFHRQADQPQ from the coding sequence ATGGCGAGCATTCCGCAGGTTAGGCGCAGCAACGCCCGCACGGGCATCACCGCCGCGCTGCTGGCACTGGCTATGCTGGGCCTGGGCTTCGCCGCGGTGCCGCTGTACCGCCTGTTCTGCCAGGTCACGGGCTTTGGCGGCACCACGATGCGCGCTACCGAGGGCCAGGCGATCGCCGCCGAGCGTGCCGGAGCGAAAGCTGGAGCGTCCATCTCGGTCCGCTTCGACGCCAATATCGATGCCGACTTGCCGTGGACGTTCCGTCCTGAGCAGGTGACCCAGACGGTCAAGCTGGGTCAGCGGCAGATGGCGTTCTATTACGCCAAGAACAATTCCGACCGGCCCATCTCCGGCCAGGCGAGCTTCAACGTCTCGCCCGACCAGACAGGTGGCTACTTCAACAAGGTCCAGTGCTTCTGCTTCACCGAGCAGACGCTGCAGCCGGGCCAGGAAGTGGTGATGCCGGTGCTGTTCTTCGTCGATCCGGCAATCCGGCAGGACGAAGACGCGGCGCCGGTTGAACAGATCACCTTGAGCTACACTTTCCACCGCCAGGCGGATCAGCCGCAATAG
- a CDS encoding cytochrome c oxidase subunit 3 → MAGAKNHQYHILPPDIWPLIGSISAVTFTSGMVLFMHRDTMSGWPIVLGLGVAGLIATFFSWFANIVNEAQAGDHTPVVQLHLRYGMILFIASEVMFFVGWFWAFFDFSLFPSELSEVVGGQFPPKAIEAVMDPFDLPLLNTLILLCSGTTVTWAHHSLIHGDRDGLKKGLWLTVLLGILFSCIQAYEYAHAPFEFGNNTYSSAFYMATGFHGFHVLVGTIFLIVCLVRTYKGHFTPQQHFGFEAAAWYWHFVDVVWLFLFIAVYVWGGWGAPIH, encoded by the coding sequence ATGGCAGGCGCCAAGAACCACCAGTACCACATCCTGCCGCCGGACATCTGGCCGCTGATCGGCTCGATCTCCGCGGTGACCTTCACCAGCGGCATGGTGCTGTTCATGCACCGCGATACGATGAGCGGGTGGCCGATCGTCCTGGGCCTCGGCGTTGCCGGCCTGATCGCGACCTTCTTCAGCTGGTTCGCCAACATCGTCAACGAAGCGCAAGCGGGCGATCACACCCCGGTGGTGCAACTGCACCTGCGGTACGGCATGATCCTGTTCATCGCTTCGGAAGTGATGTTCTTCGTCGGATGGTTCTGGGCGTTCTTCGATTTCTCGCTGTTCCCCAGCGAGTTGTCGGAAGTGGTGGGCGGCCAATTCCCGCCCAAGGCGATCGAGGCGGTCATGGACCCGTTCGACCTGCCGCTGCTCAACACGCTGATCCTTCTGTGCTCCGGAACGACGGTCACCTGGGCGCACCATTCGCTGATCCACGGTGATCGCGACGGCCTCAAGAAAGGGCTGTGGCTGACGGTCCTGCTCGGCATCCTGTTCAGCTGCATCCAGGCGTACGAGTACGCCCATGCGCCGTTCGAATTCGGCAACAACACCTACAGCTCGGCGTTCTACATGGCGACCGGCTTCCACGGGTTCCACGTGCTGGTCGGCACGATCTTCCTGATCGTCTGCCTGGTCCGGACCTACAAGGGTCACTTCACTCCGCAGCAGCACTTCGGTTTCGAAGCCGCCGCGTGGTACTGGCACTTCGTCGACGTGGTGTGGCTGTTCCTGTTCATCGCGGTCTACGTGTGGGGCGGCTGGGGCGCGCCGATTCACTGA
- a CDS encoding DUF983 domain-containing protein has protein sequence MNSDRPDHQQGPADRQGQPGIAAAALSGLCPRCGARTLFAGVARFAPACRSCGLDFSRFDVGDGPAAFLILIIGALVTGLAIWLQLAAEPPFWLQALIWIPVTLALVVLGLRFSKAALMASEYRNRSGEGRLRK, from the coding sequence ATGAATTCGGACCGCCCCGACCACCAGCAGGGGCCAGCCGATCGACAAGGGCAGCCTGGCATCGCCGCGGCTGCCCTTTCGGGTCTGTGTCCCCGGTGCGGAGCCAGGACGCTGTTTGCCGGGGTCGCCCGCTTCGCTCCGGCGTGCCGCTCCTGCGGGCTGGACTTCTCCCGCTTCGACGTGGGTGACGGACCGGCGGCGTTCCTTATCCTGATCATCGGGGCACTCGTCACGGGTCTAGCGATCTGGCTGCAGCTCGCAGCGGAACCGCCGTTCTGGCTGCAGGCGTTGATCTGGATCCCGGTCACGCTGGCGCTGGTGGTGCTTGGCCTCAGATTTTCGAAAGCAGCGCTGATGGCGAGTGAATACCGCAACCGTTCCGGCGAAGGCCGGCTGAGGAAGTGA
- a CDS encoding SURF1 family protein has translation MATVIVALAIATMIVLGLWQIGRADEKQAQLARYQQSLTMASETQWPRTAQEREAALYRRSELTCAQVRSIDARAGHSQTGQTGWAHIAQCTLADGSPAVVALGWSSDPAAVQWQGGAVAGFVGPSGKNGVRLVASPPQAGLAQLAAPDPRDVPNNHLSYAVQWFLFAATALVIYVLALRKKWREAA, from the coding sequence GTGGCGACAGTGATCGTGGCGCTTGCGATCGCGACGATGATCGTGCTCGGCCTGTGGCAGATCGGCCGGGCGGATGAGAAGCAGGCGCAGCTGGCACGTTATCAACAGTCGCTGACGATGGCGTCAGAGACGCAGTGGCCGCGCACCGCGCAGGAGCGGGAGGCGGCGCTTTATCGCCGGTCGGAACTGACCTGTGCCCAAGTTCGCAGCATCGACGCCCGCGCCGGACACTCCCAGACCGGCCAGACAGGATGGGCGCACATCGCGCAGTGCACCCTGGCCGACGGCAGCCCCGCGGTGGTGGCGCTCGGCTGGTCGAGCGATCCGGCAGCGGTGCAATGGCAGGGGGGCGCCGTGGCCGGTTTCGTCGGACCTTCCGGCAAGAACGGCGTGCGGCTCGTGGCCTCGCCTCCACAGGCCGGTCTCGCGCAGCTCGCCGCGCCCGACCCGCGCGATGTGCCGAACAATCACCTGTCCTATGCGGTGCAATGGTTCCTGTTCGCCGCGACCGCACTGGTGATCTATGTGCTAGCGCTCCGAAAGAAGTGGCGTGAAGCGGCATAA
- the thrC gene encoding threonine synthase translates to MEYISTRGSAPALDFEGATLAGLASDGGLYLPREWPRFTAGEIAGLRGLPYAELAARVMQPFVGDSLSPERLRELTGAAYGRFSHAAVTPLVQLDETHWLLELFHGPTLAFKDVALQLLGLLFEEFLGRTGRNLTIVGATSGDTGSAAIDAVAGRERVEIFMLHPNGKVSDVQRRQMTSVLAPNVHNVAIDGSFDDAQAMVKRMFADPELTARLHLGAVNSINWARLMAQVVYYFAAALQLGAPDRRVAFSVPTGNFGDVFAGYVAAQMGLPIERLIVATNVNDILHRALADGDYSVGSVTATAAPSMDIQVSSNFERLLFDAGGRDGAALAEQMRGFEASKAMQLTNSQRQGVAGLLTSARAELGDMNGAMRWAREAAGQLIDPHTAIGLHAARAADLEPQVPVVTLATAHPAKFPDAVERATGQRPHLPARIGDLFARAERFDELPGDYRAVSAYIAERAKPAA, encoded by the coding sequence ATGGAATACATCTCCACTCGCGGAAGCGCGCCAGCGCTCGACTTCGAAGGCGCGACCCTGGCCGGTCTCGCCAGCGACGGGGGGTTGTATCTGCCGCGCGAATGGCCGCGATTTACCGCTGGCGAGATCGCGGGGTTGCGGGGCCTGCCTTACGCCGAACTCGCCGCGCGGGTGATGCAGCCGTTCGTCGGCGACAGCCTCTCGCCCGAACGGCTGAGGGAGCTGACCGGCGCCGCGTACGGCCGGTTCTCGCACGCCGCGGTCACGCCGCTGGTGCAACTGGACGAGACGCACTGGCTGCTCGAGCTGTTCCATGGGCCGACCCTGGCATTCAAGGACGTAGCACTTCAACTGCTGGGATTGCTGTTCGAGGAGTTCCTCGGCCGGACGGGTCGCAACCTGACGATCGTCGGTGCGACCAGCGGGGACACCGGCAGCGCCGCGATTGATGCGGTCGCCGGCCGCGAGCGGGTGGAGATCTTCATGCTTCACCCGAACGGCAAGGTGAGCGACGTCCAGCGGCGCCAGATGACCAGCGTCCTTGCGCCCAACGTGCACAACGTCGCGATCGACGGTTCGTTCGACGATGCACAGGCCATGGTGAAGCGCATGTTCGCCGATCCCGAACTGACTGCACGTCTGCACCTGGGCGCGGTCAATTCGATCAACTGGGCGCGGCTGATGGCGCAGGTGGTGTATTACTTTGCCGCCGCCCTGCAGCTTGGCGCGCCCGACCGCCGGGTCGCCTTCAGCGTGCCGACGGGTAATTTCGGCGACGTGTTCGCCGGGTATGTCGCCGCGCAGATGGGGCTGCCGATCGAGCGGCTGATCGTCGCGACCAACGTCAACGATATCCTCCACCGCGCACTGGCCGACGGCGACTATTCTGTCGGCAGCGTCACCGCCACCGCCGCGCCCAGCATGGACATCCAGGTCAGTTCTAACTTCGAACGCCTGTTGTTCGATGCGGGCGGCCGCGACGGGGCTGCCCTGGCGGAGCAGATGCGCGGTTTCGAAGCGAGCAAGGCCATGCAGCTGACCAACTCCCAGCGGCAGGGGGTCGCGGGGCTGTTGACCAGCGCTCGCGCCGAGCTGGGCGACATGAACGGCGCAATGCGCTGGGCGCGGGAAGCGGCAGGTCAGCTGATCGACCCGCACACCGCCATCGGCCTGCATGCCGCGCGCGCTGCCGATCTGGAGCCGCAGGTGCCGGTGGTGACGCTCGCCACCGCTCATCCGGCGAAATTCCCGGATGCGGTGGAGCGGGCCACCGGGCAGCGGCCGCATCTGCCCGCGCGGATCGGTGATCTGTTCGCGCGGGCGGAACGCTTTGACGAGCTGCCGGGCGATTACCGCGCCGTCAGCGCCTATATCGCCGAGCGGGCGAAGCCTGCCGCCTGA
- a CDS encoding class I SAM-dependent methyltransferase produces the protein MANLVQQPVVLAGEGWADYALLDSGHGRKLERYGRYRFIRPEPQAMWTPRLDHWPADGEFVPGSDEDGGGRWQFANAVSSDGWQLAWDDVRFTAQCTPFRHLGFFPDMAPVWTWMRQQLLGMEQAQTLNLFGYTGVGSLALSACGPVAHVDASKKSVAQARANADLSGMAERPIRWLIDDAAKFAAREVRRGKRYDGIILDPPKFGRGPNGETWRIEEHLAPLVSDCRRLLDRDSRFLFLTVYAVRMSSLALAGLLAELFADLPGTIEHGDLAVSEEGEGARLLPTAIFARWSNPG, from the coding sequence ATGGCCAATCTGGTGCAGCAACCGGTGGTCCTGGCCGGAGAAGGTTGGGCCGACTACGCGCTGCTCGACAGCGGGCATGGCCGCAAGCTCGAACGCTATGGCCGCTATCGTTTCATCCGGCCCGAACCGCAGGCGATGTGGACGCCGCGCCTGGATCATTGGCCGGCCGACGGCGAATTCGTTCCGGGTTCCGATGAGGATGGCGGAGGACGCTGGCAATTCGCGAATGCTGTCTCTTCAGATGGATGGCAGCTTGCATGGGACGATGTTCGCTTCACTGCCCAGTGCACTCCGTTCCGCCATCTTGGCTTCTTCCCCGACATGGCGCCGGTCTGGACGTGGATGCGGCAGCAGCTCCTGGGCATGGAGCAGGCCCAGACCTTGAACCTGTTCGGGTACACCGGCGTCGGCAGTCTGGCCCTGTCCGCCTGCGGGCCCGTGGCGCATGTCGACGCCAGCAAGAAATCCGTCGCCCAGGCGCGCGCAAACGCCGACCTGTCGGGCATGGCAGAACGGCCGATCCGCTGGCTGATCGACGATGCGGCCAAGTTCGCCGCTCGCGAGGTGCGCCGGGGCAAGCGCTACGACGGCATCATCCTTGACCCCCCGAAGTTTGGCCGGGGCCCCAATGGCGAGACCTGGCGGATCGAGGAGCACCTCGCCCCGCTCGTGTCAGACTGCCGCAGGTTGCTGGATCGCGACAGCCGGTTCCTGTTCCTGACGGTCTACGCCGTCCGCATGAGCAGTCTCGCGCTCGCCGGTCTGCTGGCCGAGCTGTTCGCCGACCTGCCGGGGACGATCGAGCATGGTGACCTGGCCGTCAGCGAGGAGGGTGAGGGCGCCCGGCTGCTGCCCACCGCCATCTTCGCGCGCTGGTCCAATCCGGGCTAA
- a CDS encoding dihydroneopterin aldolase, protein MADSLILEVADLEVDVLTGIYSEETGKPQPLRISVSARLKPEARYEPDTPLAASKNYMDLKFAATEALGSQLHFKLIESVADHICDTLFVSDRRVEAVTVKIVKLAIAEAGERIGITLTRERRG, encoded by the coding sequence ATGGCCGATTCGCTGATCCTGGAAGTCGCTGATCTGGAAGTGGATGTGCTCACCGGCATCTACTCAGAAGAGACCGGCAAGCCGCAGCCGTTGCGCATTTCGGTGTCCGCCCGGTTGAAACCGGAAGCGCGCTACGAGCCGGATACCCCGCTTGCGGCGAGCAAGAACTACATGGATCTCAAGTTCGCCGCGACCGAGGCGCTGGGATCGCAGTTGCACTTCAAGCTGATCGAATCGGTGGCGGACCACATTTGCGATACGCTATTCGTGTCGGATCGGCGGGTGGAAGCGGTCACGGTGAAGATCGTCAAGCTGGCGATCGCCGAGGCGGGTGAGCGGATCGGCATCACCCTGACCCGCGAGCGGCGCGGGTGA
- a CDS encoding Rossmann fold domain-containing protein encodes MNGAVLRVGGLPDEALDAAAAFYEQWLPRALKQLSPDSEVLTIVLSGAAYDHTDWRRAAARDIARAVAPQRVNIVAGDDEGAIAATVEYLARAPGLTGQYLPTTGKGAGVATG; translated from the coding sequence GTGAACGGGGCCGTGCTGCGGGTCGGCGGGTTGCCGGACGAAGCACTCGATGCAGCTGCTGCTTTCTACGAGCAGTGGTTGCCGCGGGCGCTGAAGCAGCTTTCGCCAGACAGCGAGGTGCTGACGATCGTGTTATCGGGTGCAGCTTACGATCACACGGATTGGCGCCGGGCAGCGGCGCGGGACATTGCACGGGCAGTAGCCCCGCAGCGGGTGAATATCGTAGCAGGTGACGATGAGGGGGCGATCGCGGCCACCGTGGAATACTTGGCCCGCGCTCCGGGACTGACCGGGCAGTATCTACCCACGACCGGCAAAGGCGCGGGCGTTGCCACCGGCTGA